One segment of Leptodactylus fuscus isolate aLepFus1 chromosome 7, aLepFus1.hap2, whole genome shotgun sequence DNA contains the following:
- the DKK3 gene encoding dickkopf-related protein 3: MLLIVLAVTLGLVVASPIQNSPDTDNDDLDRADPSVLELQAFHPLDEASLNDLFQEVEMLIKDTQSTLTKAVKELEAEESSEDKVVLKDLPPNYHNESVKVTKLGNATLLTKQEIVKETDNKTGSSYISETIISSLKSGDKTGHECIVDEDCRPGNYCQLSSFNYRCLPCKQEEMCTRDGECCEGQLCIWGQCKTSSKGESGAICETQQDCGVGLCCAVHTSLLFPVCTPMPGKGEQCQTKNPLLELFAWELESEVPVSHCPCPSDLVCRPQSHSLVSLCEDPSLLNTKDRPEITADDLPFPTPAPQEENVYEDGLTLPTQFGFDLIDSEDFDKESELVSQPRFVDYI, translated from the exons ATGCTCCTTATAGTCCTGGCTGTCACTCTGGGCCTTGTAGTCGCCTCTCCAATACAAAACTCCCCAGACACTGATAATGATGATTTGGACAGAGCGGACCCCTCGGTGTTGGAGCTCCAGGCCTTCCACCCCCTAGATGAAGCCAGCCTGAACGACCTATTCCAGGAGGTAGAAATGCTGATAAAGGACACACAGTCAACACTGACCAAGGCCGTGAAAGAG TTAGAGGCCGAAGAAAGCTCAGAAGACAAAGTCGTCTTAAAAGATCTGCCGCCCAATTACCATAACGAATCAGTGAAAGTGACCAAACTGGGAAACGCCACCCTGCTGACCAAGCAAGAGATCGTCAAG GAAACGGACAATAAAACTGGATCTAGTTACATCTCTGAGACGATTATATCATCACTGAAAAGTGGGGACAAGACGGGACAT GAGTGCATCGTGGACGAGGACTGCCGGCCTGGAAACTATTGCCAACTCTCCAGCTTTAACTATAGGTGCCTGCCTTGTAAGCAGGAGGAGATG TGCACCCGGGATGGGGAATGCTGCGAGGGACAACTGTGCATCTGGGGTCAGTGCAAAACATCTTCCAAGGGCGAGAGCGGCGCAATCTGTGAGACTCAGCAGGACTGCGGCGTTGGACTCTGCTGCGCTGTGCATACAA GTCTCCTGTTTCCAGTCTGCACCCCTATGCCTGGTAAGGGGGAGCAGTGCCAGACTAAGAACCCGTTACTAGAGCTGTTTGCCTGGGAGCTGGAGTCTGAAGTCCCTGTGAGCCATTGCCCCTGTCCCAGTGACCTTGTCTGCCGGCCTCAGAG TCACAGCTTGGTATCTCTCTGTGAAGATCCATCACTACTCAACACGAAGGATCGACCAGAAATCACAGCGGACGACCTGCCATTTCCCACCCCCGCACCCCAAGAGGAGAATGTCTATGAAGATGGCCTCACTCTGCCCACACAATTTGGATTTGATCTCATTGACTCTGAAGACTTTGACAAAGAGTCAGAACTTGT